From one Flavobacterium kingsejongi genomic stretch:
- a CDS encoding PPC domain-containing DNA-binding protein yields the protein MKRFYATLLFSLFFGMTAMAQRPDATVKRYVKVPQGYLMVLLQGDNIISQLEAFAEAEKIPAANFTGMGFVDMKFGFFNFETRKFDPKMFKKVELASMNGTIAWQKGKVSVHAHGVVTDKNFNAFGGHILEGTVGTGSVEIMILVHDTQLERKYEDYIGANVLCIDHCD from the coding sequence ATGAAGCGATTTTATGCTACACTACTGTTCAGTTTATTTTTTGGGATGACAGCAATGGCCCAACGGCCTGATGCTACTGTCAAACGGTATGTCAAAGTGCCACAGGGCTACCTTATGGTGCTTTTACAGGGAGACAACATAATCAGCCAGCTGGAAGCTTTTGCAGAAGCGGAGAAAATACCAGCCGCGAACTTTACCGGAATGGGTTTTGTGGATATGAAATTTGGGTTCTTCAACTTCGAAACCCGCAAGTTTGATCCCAAAATGTTTAAAAAGGTAGAATTAGCCAGTATGAATGGGACTATTGCCTGGCAGAAGGGGAAAGTATCAGTTCATGCACATGGTGTGGTGACGGATAAAAACTTCAATGCTTTTGGTGGCCATATCTTGGAGGGCACTGTAGGGACGGGATCGGTAGAGATTATGATCCTTGTACACGATACGCAATTGGAACGGAAGTATGAAGATTATATTGGTGCCAATGTATTGTGCATTGATCACTGTGACTAA
- a CDS encoding VOC family protein has protein sequence MKASTLLLAATLLTVGLGQAQTIKKTVMNDTTALATMGFSRANHVGIVTSNLDASIRFYEALTGKKAAPQDKIGGKRMAGVLGLDKALIRYATIHLDNLNIDLLQYEAPEPSKAQYANNQIGAMHLCFEVDNIDDAVARLCKAGIRLQGDPITFMEEDGLKAGFGTAVAYFDDPDGTHLEIIAPQGPFKRTGN, from the coding sequence ATGAAAGCAAGTACATTACTTTTGGCAGCAACGCTTTTGACAGTGGGGCTGGGCCAGGCACAAACGATAAAAAAGACCGTTATGAACGATACAACAGCATTGGCAACAATGGGCTTTAGCCGGGCAAACCACGTGGGGATCGTTACCTCCAACCTGGATGCTTCGATACGGTTCTATGAAGCCCTTACCGGAAAGAAAGCAGCGCCTCAGGATAAAATAGGCGGCAAGCGGATGGCAGGTGTATTGGGGCTGGATAAAGCCCTGATTCGCTATGCGACGATCCACCTGGATAACCTGAACATCGATTTGCTGCAGTATGAAGCACCGGAACCTTCGAAAGCACAGTATGCTAACAACCAAATCGGTGCGATGCACCTGTGTTTTGAAGTAGACAATATCGATGATGCCGTCGCCCGACTGTGTAAGGCAGGAATCAGGCTGCAGGGCGATCCGATTACTTTTATGGAAGAAGATGGGCTCAAAGCGGGTTTTGGAACTGCCGTAGCCTACTTCGATGATCCGGATGGCACGCACCTCGAAATTATTGCTCCACAGGGGCCTTTTAAAAGAACCGGTAACTAA
- a CDS encoding aldo/keto reductase: MEYRKLGTSDLNVSAIAYGAFAIGGTMWGGNEKEDSIKAIHAALDHGMTSIDTAPFYGLGRSEELIGEAIRDRSRDKIQLLTKFGLVWDGSNNGKGEYFFDATEDGRNYPVYKLGSKANIIKELEESLKRLGTDYIDLLQIHWPDATTPIDETMEALQRLIEQGKIRAAGVCNYDLSQLKAAEKTVVLASEQVSYSMLNRGIEKDIVPYTIDKNIGVIAYSPMERGLLTGKYFKEAKLKADDHRNGYFGQFEANAVKTFLDTIAPIAEAKNASLSQLVLRWTSLQPGITVVLAGARNAAQAIENAKAMDLTISAAELTFIHEALSKL, translated from the coding sequence ATGGAATATAGAAAATTAGGGACATCTGACCTCAACGTATCAGCAATCGCGTATGGTGCTTTTGCCATCGGGGGTACCATGTGGGGCGGCAATGAAAAAGAAGACTCGATTAAAGCCATACATGCTGCACTGGATCATGGCATGACCTCAATAGACACTGCACCGTTTTATGGCCTGGGTCGTAGCGAGGAACTGATTGGGGAAGCGATCCGGGACAGAAGCCGGGATAAAATCCAACTGTTGACGAAGTTCGGGCTGGTATGGGACGGAAGCAATAACGGCAAAGGGGAGTATTTCTTTGACGCTACAGAAGATGGCCGTAATTACCCGGTGTACAAATTAGGATCCAAAGCGAATATCATTAAGGAGCTGGAAGAAAGCCTGAAACGCCTGGGTACGGATTATATCGATTTGCTACAGATCCATTGGCCGGATGCTACAACGCCCATTGATGAAACGATGGAAGCGTTGCAACGGCTGATCGAACAGGGCAAAATCAGGGCAGCGGGTGTTTGCAACTATGACCTGTCACAACTGAAAGCCGCAGAAAAAACAGTGGTACTGGCTTCAGAGCAGGTATCGTATAGCATGCTGAACCGGGGCATTGAAAAAGATATTGTACCTTACACTATCGATAAGAATATTGGGGTTATTGCCTATAGCCCGATGGAACGCGGATTGCTAACCGGGAAATATTTTAAGGAGGCCAAACTAAAAGCAGACGATCATAGAAATGGGTACTTTGGGCAGTTTGAAGCCAATGCGGTAAAAACATTCCTGGATACCATCGCTCCGATAGCGGAAGCTAAAAATGCATCCTTATCTCAGTTGGTACTGCGCTGGACCAGCCTGCAGCCCGGAATTACGGTGGTGTTGGCGGGAGCGCGAAATGCAGCACAGGCGATTGAAAATGCCAAAGCCATGGACCTGACAATTTCAGCAGCAGAACTTACTTTTATCCACGAGGCACTCTCCAAACTATAA
- a CDS encoding putative quinol monooxygenase, giving the protein MAIHLTAIVTGTTESTAALKTLLSGMVEQSVQEAACLQYELYQSSEDPRVFIFHELWADEAGLEQHNAQPYIQDFIARSGALLAQPAQLYKTTLIA; this is encoded by the coding sequence ATGGCCATACATTTAACAGCAATCGTTACCGGTACTACAGAGAGTACCGCTGCACTGAAAACCCTTCTTAGCGGAATGGTGGAACAATCGGTACAGGAAGCCGCCTGCCTGCAGTATGAACTGTACCAAAGCAGCGAAGATCCCCGCGTATTTATCTTTCACGAATTGTGGGCAGATGAAGCAGGACTGGAGCAGCACAACGCACAACCTTACATACAGGATTTTATAGCCCGTTCGGGGGCATTGCTGGCGCAACCGGCACAACTTTACAAAACAACTTTAATAGCATAA